ACAACAGCAAagttaaaagtttgcttgtccccaagcaaagaaaaactccaaggtgtcaaaaattccttttaattgctCCTGTTCCTATTCTAATCACTCTGCATGACCAAAACacatgcaaaacaagaaaaattctaaaaaaaactgagataaagtaatttaaaaccaaaactaaaataactataatgctaaaatcaaaataactataaaattaaaaccataGTAACTGCAGAACCAAGGATACTAGtagttgggttgccttccaacaagcgcttctttaatgtcactagcttgacacttgattgttgaattttcttcctcttctttcagctggttaaaagaaatgtctccaaggTGGGGGGGAGGGAGGGGGGAGAGGTGAAAATTAGTGCCCTCTGATATAAATTTCTCCTAACAAGCTTTTTTTATTGTAGTTAGCTTAACTCACCTTGCTTGTTTGGATAGAGGTTGGATTGTTTTTTGCcgaccttctctttttttttggatattttcttctgtttcttggtcacaatccccttttcagtgctttccttggttgtcttcacttctttgatttcaaaacttgggtgttgtgtgatggttggattgtacccttcatcaagaacttcttgaattggtggttcaagaaactcaccctctatgccactctgtgcttcattggagtgtagattcccataattgttttcatcccttacaacctcctttgtttgtgcatcttccttctttgtttgtgtatcttcctcctttgtttttgcatcttcctcttcttccatgtgtgaaggtggagagttctctaattcactggagtatgaaatcctttgattgattttctcactttcttccatatgatcttgcattatatctcttgggaaggaatttgcttgttcctctttcTGGGGTTTGATAATTAACTCCACATATTtatctacatttttgacactcatCCTTATATCATGTGTGAATTCTTTTATGAGAAGCTcaagagatgatggttcttgatataaataagaagatggtggctcttgatatgaataaaaaggagacgatggttcttgataagagtaaaaagaggatggttcttggtatgaatagggagatggtggcttttgatatgggtagaaagatgatggttcttgatatggatagagaggtagtagtcttggtatgaatatggagatggtgcttcttgatatgaatatggagatggtgattcTTGATAGTTagaacatggagcactgaagtttctttagttttgactttgccaactaAAATTTGGATAGTTTCCCCATCCACAATAATAAGAATCactccttgggtgtgagtagtaacccatgtgatctctcttcattattttttcttagcataaaacaccaaacagaattaaatGCACCATGTAGTAAACAGACaagtaaagaagaaagaacataaagaaaaataaaaataataaaaaaataaaaataaaataaaatataaaagaaaacaaaaataaaataaagaaaataaactggataattaagaaaataaaaaactaataagcAAAAAGGAGTATAAAATTCAAACTCAATAAGTAAAATAACTAGGAAGAATGAAATAACtaagggaacaccaaacttaatttaagaaattaagagaaaagaatattttaaataaaataaatcaaaaaataattttttaaaaaaaattaaagaaataagttAAATGGAATTAAAGCaaaaacacctaatctaagcaatcaaactacaaatagttgtcaatcacagtcaatccccggcaacggcgccaaaaacttggtgcggaatttataatccacaaactaaccggcaagtgcatcgggtcgtaccaagtagtacctcaggtaAATgatggtcgatcccacgaggattgatagatcaagcaacaatggtcaagtgatttgcttagtcagacaaacagaaaatggtgttgaaggttcaaaagcattaacagtaattcagagaatcagaaaagtaagcagtaaacaagttatgaataatatatggagaaatagttaaggtttcagagatatctatcttccggattgacttttcttactaactattttaatcatgcaagaatCAATTcgtggcaaactatatatgactaagacCTAATTCCTTAgatctttttagtctcctctaaccttcatcaaccgccaattccttggtcacttaattccaattagagggtaaagttcaattctagtttatatgccacaaaaccctaattacccaaatataagaggattatatgtaatgtatcccgttaagtctagctaattagaaatttaggagaaattatttttgaaatataaatcaatacatgaattaaaatagaaaagtaattgtatcaatccatacaatagacagagctcctaaccttaacagtggaggtttagttgctcatggttcaaagagaaaacaaggattctgaAAAGCTGAAAATTGTGGAATGAGGTCTGAGAGAAGAAATGCccaaagggctgattctttttccttttatatctaatcctaattaaggTAAAATATACTTcctaaaaactaaataatattttttcctaattataaaagtaataaagtttaatcaaaattcTGTAATTGATTCACATAGCCTTATGTATACGAATTGGAGACCACATGTGTATTAAAGGTTAGCGCCAAACTTGGATTCTCCAGAATCCAAGTTTGGCGTGGAGTGATTGATGTAACTCCCCATTGGGGTTTTCAAGCTGGCGCCGAACTTGAAGAACTTCAAGTTCGGTGTGGGATAGGCAGAGTGAATTCTTCTTGGAGTTTCTTCATTGGCGCCGAATTTGAGGTGCTGCAAGTTCGGCGTGGAGGTTGTGCGCACAGCTTTCCTTGGAGCTTCTGGGTTGGCGCTGAACATGGAGAAGGCAGCACGATTCCCTTGGAGGAGTTGAtgctggcgccaaacttgaagaACTTCAAGTTCGGCGTGGAGGAGGCAGCACACATTCCTTTGGCTTTCTTgttgtggcgccaaacttggggaATCCAAGTTTGGCGTGGATGAAACAGCCTTGATTTTTCACTCTCTCCATTCTCTATCCTTGGCTTCAACTCCATGAAATTTGTCCAAAATGCTACCTGCagtaaacagaattgcacacaactcaaagtagcattcatagtggttataatatattaaatcttgattaaacttagcaattcaagtgcaaattcactaggaaaagatagagaagatgctcacgcatcaaaccATATGATATATTCTATTTCATGTTTTAACATTCTATAATCATAAAATTCTTATACCTCTTAAATACTTATTGACTTGAGctcggagtgtcttttgcaggtacccatcTACTGTGTTCTTTGTCGTCCGAGTTATACTCACTCCATTAAAGAAAAGATATATTACAACAGCGCAAGAGACAAGCTATAGCCCAGAAATTCATCCACACTAGAACAAAACTGAAAAAGTAATTTCTAAACTTGGGTTAATTTCAGTAAATATTGATTGTTGCGTTAATGGTTGCATGTTGTTCTTTGCTAAAGATTACAAAGATTTAAAGGAATGTAAATTTTATAGTGCACCACGCTATGATGCAAAAATAGTGAATAAAAAACATAAAGAAATTTCTCTGTATGTATTAAACAATATTGTATTTGATAGGCAAATACATATTATTAGCTTCAATACTGTAGTGTTTTTATAATAAGAGTTTATGGGAGCatgcttttattaatataattgatttgtttaagaaataaaaattaataatacttaAATCTATAATCCTTTTTAAAAGATTTACCTTCATCCATCTTAAAATTTTCATTTACTTTGATTCTGCAATTATTTAAAACATTTAAATCTGTAAAATAAAGTTTAGATATTGTTGTATTTTAGTAGTATGTATGCTAAGTGTCTAATTTGGTCTTTTATCTATGTTGGATTGCTGAGCAAATTGAGATTAAGCTCTTTACAAGTTAAAAAGTTGGTTATTGAAGTTAATGACTTAATGCAATGTATGATCCTACTgacatattttttattgtatgatgATGATAACAAGTAAATCAGTTACTCTAGAATTATGTAGAATTTGTTCTccatttcttttttcaaattctacttttttattgttctatttttggtacttattaaattattatctcccTTACATaatcattttattaaatttaagatGAGTGAAGTTTTggatttatttctatttttgtttcttaacatgctttatttttagttttcatatAAGCACTTAACATATACTTTAATTTGCTGTATGTATGGTTTCACTAGCTAGTACCGTTGTTACTGGTAAAAAAGGATAAGACTGTGCTTATATATCATATTATGTGATCTATGACGTGCGTGGTCTTTGTCTGGATAATggtaatttttattctttttattgtcTCATGTAATAATTAATCTGATTTTGATATTGGCAGGATGAATTTAAGAATGTTACAGAACAGGCTACACAAAAAATATCTGAAGAAAAAAGTAATGCACTAAATAAGATGGATGTGTGGTGTGAAATAGCCGGAACTAAAAAGAGAAGAATTTATAAACTTGGAATAGAATTCACTGCAGTTAAGAAAAGATCTAGTTATCGTGACTTTAGTTATCAGTCATCTGATTGGTTGCGAAAGTCAAAACGTgaagaaataataaagaaaatgcaAGAAGAAAACGATGATTTGAAAACTAggttgaaaaagatagaaaaaagatTTAAACTAAAAAACCGTTTGCTTCATCAACAAATGATGaaaaaaacttaattttaaaatttcgatTTCTCAACTAGAAGGTAGAAAAATAAATATAGGAGAGAACGAAGATGGTGAACGTACATCTGAAGAgtgattattttattatagttGTGATTCTAGTTAGTTAATAGACTTTAAATAATGTAATTAGTAATTTGAAAGTGTTGTttacttattattgttcttgaCTATGATACTGAATTGTTGAGTTATTTTGGTTATTGGTTAAGTGCGTTATGTTATTTGAGATATATCTCTTATGGGTTGGCTTTTATGTGTTAAAGTGTATATTTTGTGTTGATAGTTTTTCAATATTTGATGGTCTAGATGTAGAAatttagtaaaaaattgataattaaaaaattaggatCAGCCATGGAGATTTGGTCACTAAAATGCTTAGTTAGGAATTAGCAATCGAATTGTTGGTTGCTAAAATATAGGTCCCTACTTAGCGACTAAATTAGAGACCGAAACATTGGTCGCAAATTAGCAACTGagttagcgaccgatttagcgacaGAAAATTTGGTCACAAACCGATTGTGTTAGCAACCGATTTATCGACTGATACTCTTTGGTGAGAGTTTGGTGACCTTGTTCATAAATCGGTCACTAATATTTAACGGCTGAAGTTGGTCGCTATTTTCTGATTAGCAACCAAGGTTTTAGTGACCACCCGAATTTATAGCTAAATTAATCGCTAAATCAGTCGTTATTTCAAtaatttcttgtagtgtaatattaaaaaagtattttatcCTTTtataatcaacaaaaaaaatagtattttagtcttttataataaaattttatttttgaatacagAACTTTGATCCTAATAAAAACAGCATTTTAGTCCTATTAAACTTAATAAAAAGgatatattagtttttttttattcaattatgtTTTTCTCGTTTACCTGTAATACTTAACAAGaaagtatattatatatattaagaaaaaaacaACATAATATTTATATAGTTGCCAATGAAGAATATGATAACGACATATATATGCTTCTTAATATACATACACAAGTGGGGATGTGGACATAAATAGTGGAATATCTTAGTCAAATATGTTTTGCCTGACATGCTATATATCTTAATCAAATATGGTTGCGGCCATCATAGTAAATTCATCTACTAAACTCATCTAATATAGTCAATTAAATAAGACCAGCAGACTCATATATGGTGGTAGACTCCACTCTCATCCACCAAACTCCTCACACACCCAGTCCAACTACAATTACTACATcatgtttaattttaataatgaaaTTTATGTAAGAATGATAACATCACTTATAAATATACAATAAGCTAAGTATCATTAATTATAATAACACACGAACATTTTTGCTTCGAAGAGATTTGAACATGGCATGGATATAATGATATTAGTGAAGCACGTGATAAGCCCAGCTACCCTTTTTCTTCTAAGTAGAAATAGGTATTTTAAACAAGTGCAAAAGGGCTTTACGATTTGATATAATACCACCAAAATAATTATCATAAGTGTTTGCTTCCTCCAAGGCTTTACAATTTTTATAAGTTTCTCCAATAAATCACTGAATAAGAGAGTGATGTAATAGAAATTTCCTCCCCGAGCCTCCAAATTATTGGTCCAGAATTGCAGCGGGTTTATCCTTTCAAAGTCAGAGAACATCGTTTTCGAATAGTGCTGACCTGGGACATTATCACAGAACATCATTTTTGAAGTtaactaactaaataaataataatcgTTGTCACTATCACAACACTTTTGAGTTGAGCACGTTTTCTATATCCATTTAATTCCACATATGCCCCTACTCTCAAGCATATAAATATGATCCCACCCCTGCCTAAGTCTTCATCAAATCAAAATACATTTGTTATTCCAAAGAACATATCTGAGCTTTGCTATCTCAAAAAACTTAGCTAACAAAAGATGGTGGCTGTGAATGACATCCGCAAGGTTCAACAAAGGGCAGAAGGCCCAGCAACCGTGTTGGCGATTGGCACAGCAAATCCACCAAATTGTATTGATCAGAGTACATATGCAGATTATTATTTCAGAGTAACCAATAGCGAACACATGACTGACCTAAAAAAAAAGTTCAAACGTATTTGTAAGtattgttatcaaatattttgatgttgtttaatttaatatctatCAACCTAAAATTCATCATTTTACTTTGATATTAATTATTGATACACAACAATTAACATattataccttgtaccataataTGATATATATCCAACTCAtagcaataacaataataactacCTAACAAGTTACTATTTCCCTATGTTCCTAAATATACACAAATCTATTTGGTCATATATACTTTCTTGATCTTTCACATACTTATTTATTTactcatatataattatatttaatacattatatctataattaaattttaataaactaTTTAAATCAAACctgaaagtttaaattagattACTACATGAATAACTTGAAAGGTTTGATACGCGAAATGATCGAAATTTAAAATGTCAAAAcccaattttttttagatataagTGAATGATGTTTTAAACTTGAGAAAGAGTATTGATGGATgtgaattatatatcattttaggTGAGAGGACAATGATCAAGAACAGACATATGTACTTAACAGAAGAGATATTAAAAGAGAACCCCAATATGTGCGCATACAAGGCACCGTCGTTGGATGCAAGGGAAGACATGATGATCAGAGAGGTACCAAGGGTTGGAAAAGAGGCCGCAACCAAGGCCATCAAGGAATGGGGCCAGCCAATGTCTAAGATCACACATTTGATCTTCTGTACCACCAGCGGCGTTGCATTGCCCGGCGTTGATTACGAACTCATCGTACTCTTAGGGCTCGATCCATGCGTCAAGAGGTACATGATGTACCACCAAGGTTGCTTCGCTGGCGGCACTGTCCTTCGCTTGGCTAAGGACTTGGCTGAAAACAACAAAGATGCTCGTGTGCTTATCGTTTGTTCTGAGAATACTGCAGTTACTTTCCGTGGTCCTAGTGAGACAGACATGGATAGTCTTGTAGGGCAAGCATTATTTGCGGATGGAGCTGCTGCGATTATCATTGGTTCTGATCCTGTGCCAGAGGTTGAGAAGCCTATCTTTGAGCTTGTTTCGACCGATCAAAAACTTGTCCCTGGCAGCCATGGAGCTATCGGTGGTCTCCTTCGTGAAGTTGGACTTACATTCTATCTTAACAAGAGTGTTCCTGATATTATTTCGCAGAACATCAACGAAGCACTCAGTAAAGCTTTTGATCCGTTGGGTATATCTGATTATAACTCAATATTTTGGATTGCACACCCTGGTGGACGTGCAATTCTAGACCAAGTTGAACAGAAAGTGAATTTGAAGCCAGAGAAGATGAAAGCCACTAGAGATGTGCTTAGCAATTAGGGTAACATGTCAAGTGCATGTGTGTTCTTCATTATGGATTTGATGAGGAAGAAGTCCCTTGAAAGAGGGCTTAAAACCACTGGAGAAGGACTTGATTGGGGTGTGCTTTTTGGATTTGGTCCTAGTCTTACTATTGAAACTGTTGTTCTTCGCAGCGTGGCCATATGATGCATATAGTTATATGTCTCTGCATGTATACGactatgttattttttaataattttctttttctctaaaaTATGGCCCAGATTGGCCCATATAGAATATTAGATGAATGAAAACTTAGTTAAAAATGTCTAAAGTTAATTCTTTATGTTTAAGAATTCAATATCAAAGTTTGTAACTGatagtaaaatatatatcaaattctTTTCGATTGAGCAACATGATAGATACCAATATTTGGATTGCATTTTCATCTATAAATACAGCAATAAGCACCTTCATGAGATTCCATTAAAGAAAAAGTCAAAGTATATATTAGGTATGATAGTCCAAGGCTTGGGATTATTATGTTTCTAGTTTTTTATATTATCGTTTGTTTGAAGTATCTGGTGcaatgatataataatataatgttACTTTCTTGTGTAATTTTTAATATGTTACGTTATTATACAAGcttgaatataataaaattaatcttaTAGAAACTCATGTCAtcttgtgttgtaggaaatacgtaataaaattcaatttgatatatactaTTGTGTATTGTTCTAGTTATAACTTGTGTTACACACATTAAAGTAGCATatatagtgtgtgtttggattaccgtTTGCAAACGGagatttgtataaaattgattttgtaaaagtgattttgaTCAAAAGTGAGTTAGTATTAACGtggtttatgtttggtaatttttattcaaaatggattatagtaaactaaatattgtttggattacattattcaaaatcacttttagatagaaaattacaaaaaaggacatgagtttaaataattattttatgttatcttataattttattttaaatatttaaataaattttaatatttttttagtattatcagTATTCTTTAGTACTCTAATAGAATTAATAGAATCAtaatacaaagtaaaaaaaatattctatacaaaaaagaaataacaataacagtaaaagaactcatataaaaaaacagaagttttataaaaaataatatgcataagaaagtattaaaaagatatattataaaaaagaaaataataaatatatgaataataaagggTATAATTGGTACATAGAACATAAAATTTAATCCAACGTGAAAAGCTGAACGGAAAAGCTAGAATTTTTAGCTTTTGGTAAACGTGGGTTGAAGACAAAAATCACTTCTACGTTTACAGAATAAAACCATTGCCAAACATAAAGATGAAGCGTTCAAGGAGCTCAAACGAGCTTTTCTCTTCTCCAACGTAAATCCAAACACACCCATAGTAGTTTAAATATATATCTCATTTTATAGCTCTACAAGCAGAATACGTTTAGAAAACAGCAGCATTTCTCGGAACTGTCGGTATCTACTCCTTTTGAAATGAAATTCACCAAACTTGTATTTTAAACTCTttataatcaaactcaaatttCGAATGTCTGGGACGATTAAACAACCCCtaattctaaaagaaaattttcatctttttaaaattaatttattacatgGTATATGTTAgcctttttaaaactaaatttagtTGTTTTCTATTTTATAATACAAATTAAACAATTTTAATGAAGCAAATCACACTAAACTTTCATTTTCTGTTAGATTAATGACAACTAAATCTAAAGAAAATATTTCTCAACGATCTATCGATTAATTGTTTCGGTTTATGAGAGAGACCCACGCACCCGAAAGATAATGTAATCCGAGAAAATTActatgaaactaaaaaaaatagtttttgtaaaacccagttaattaacggctaattaacccataaatgagaatttattctagaaagtccaaaatgtgatttttatggctaaatgtgatagaggagattgagacgagaatttcggtaccaattttatagaattcggaccaagattggaccgaacgggccaaattgggccaaccggacccaaagtgggcccttgacccaacataactagaccaaaaccctagttttcagtattctctctcctcactagacacactcacatgctgaaaatggaggccatggagggaagaacactctctcaagttctttctctctcttgatcttcaaaccaccataacttttgatctagagctccgattgtcgcaccgtttgcggccacgcgttcaccgcggagagctctacaaaacccatacaatcaattaTGAGGTAAGCTACGTGTTtttgttcgaaattccagcccttattttcgagtttcatgggtgaaatgttgagattttggactctttgatgttataggacccaaccctcttgaaggagaaggttaatcttgtcttctt
The sequence above is drawn from the Arachis hypogaea cultivar Tifrunner chromosome 4, arahy.Tifrunner.gnm2.J5K5, whole genome shotgun sequence genome and encodes:
- the LOC112796254 gene encoding stilbene synthase 3-like; translation: MVAVNDIRKVQQRAEGPATVLAIGTANPPNCIDQSTYADYYFRVTNSEHMTDLKKKFKRICERTMIKNRHMYLTEEILKENPNMCAYKAPSLDAREDMMIREVPRVGKEAATKAIKEWGQPMSKITHLIFCTTSGVALPGVDYELIVLLGLDPCVKRYMMYHQGCFAGGTVLRLAKDLAENNKDARVLIVCSENTAVTFRGPSETDMDSLVGQALFADGAAAIIIGSDPVPEVEKPIFELVSTDQKLVPGSHGAIGGLLREVGLTFYLNKSVPDIISQNINEALSKAFDPLGISDYNSIFWIAHPGGRAILDQVEQKVNLKPEKMKATRDVLSN